A window of Rhodococcus sp. SGAir0479 contains these coding sequences:
- the xerD gene encoding site-specific tyrosine recombinase XerD, with protein MTALGGQVGTYLDHLAVERGAARNTLSSYRRDLGRYERFLTERGIDDLRAVGESDVSDFVVALRRGDPESGTVALAPSSAARALIAVRGLHRFAAAEGVTAGDVARAVKPPTPGRRLPKSLPLDDVLSILEAAGGDGASDNPRTLRDRALLELLYSTGARISEAVGLDVDDLDTDARAVLLRGKGGKERVVPVGRPAIAAIDNYLVRGRPALITRGTPALFLNARGGRLSRQSAWQVLHDAAEKAGISVAVSPHTLRHSFATHLLDGGADVRVVQELLGHASVTTTQIYTMVTVGALREVWAQAHPRAR; from the coding sequence ATGACCGCGTTGGGCGGCCAGGTCGGTACCTACCTGGACCACCTGGCCGTCGAACGAGGTGCCGCCCGCAACACGCTCAGCTCCTACCGGCGCGACCTCGGTCGCTACGAGCGGTTCCTAACCGAGCGGGGCATCGACGATCTGCGGGCGGTCGGTGAGTCCGACGTCAGCGATTTCGTCGTGGCGCTGCGCCGGGGCGACCCGGAGTCGGGAACCGTGGCCCTCGCACCCAGTTCGGCCGCCCGCGCACTGATCGCGGTGCGCGGGCTGCACCGGTTCGCGGCCGCCGAGGGCGTGACGGCCGGGGACGTCGCGCGCGCGGTGAAACCGCCGACCCCCGGGCGCCGTCTGCCGAAATCGTTGCCGCTCGACGACGTGTTGTCGATCCTCGAAGCGGCCGGGGGCGACGGCGCCTCCGACAATCCCCGCACCCTGCGCGACCGGGCGCTACTGGAGCTGCTCTACTCGACCGGCGCCCGGATCTCGGAGGCCGTGGGGCTCGACGTCGACGACCTCGACACCGACGCCCGGGCGGTGCTGCTGCGGGGTAAGGGCGGCAAGGAACGCGTCGTACCGGTCGGGCGTCCGGCGATCGCCGCGATCGACAACTACCTCGTGCGCGGCCGTCCGGCGCTGATCACGCGGGGGACACCGGCACTGTTCCTCAACGCCCGCGGGGGACGGCTGTCGCGGCAGAGCGCGTGGCAGGTTCTGCACGACGCCGCAGAGAAGGCCGGCATCTCGGTCGCGGTGTCGCCGCACACGCTGCGGCACTCGTTCGCCACCCACCTCCTCGACGGCGGCGCCGACGTGCGTGTGGTGCAGGAACTGCTCGGACACGCGTCGGTGACGACCACCCAGATCTACACGATGGTGACCGTCGGTGCGCTGCGCGAAGTATGGGCACAAGCACACCCGCGGGCACGCTGA
- a CDS encoding NUDIX domain-containing protein: MSLPGEHEFDTVASRDVYSGAIVALRVDRVVMPGGREADREVVEHHGAVAVVVLDDADRLVLIRQYRHPLGRRLWELPAGLLDEPGEDPLDAARRELREETGLAAERWSVLVDIALSPGFTDESVRVFLASGLREVDRPDAHDEEADLEIARVAVDEAVAMALRGEIVNATAVSGILALAAARARGDGLRPPDAAWVDQPETFARRKHTRADSEPT, encoded by the coding sequence ATGAGTCTGCCGGGGGAGCACGAGTTCGACACGGTCGCCTCGCGTGACGTGTACAGCGGGGCGATCGTGGCCCTGCGCGTGGACCGGGTCGTCATGCCCGGCGGGCGGGAAGCGGACCGTGAGGTCGTCGAGCACCACGGCGCCGTTGCCGTCGTGGTGCTCGACGACGCCGACCGGCTGGTGCTGATCCGCCAGTACCGGCACCCGCTCGGACGGCGCTTGTGGGAGCTGCCCGCCGGCCTGCTGGACGAGCCCGGGGAGGATCCGCTCGACGCCGCCCGCCGCGAACTCCGGGAGGAGACCGGCCTGGCCGCCGAGCGGTGGTCGGTGCTGGTCGACATCGCGCTCTCGCCGGGGTTCACCGACGAGTCCGTCCGCGTGTTCCTCGCCTCGGGCCTGCGGGAGGTGGACCGCCCCGACGCGCACGACGAGGAAGCCGACCTCGAGATTGCGCGGGTGGCGGTCGACGAGGCCGTGGCGATGGCGTTGCGCGGCGAGATCGTCAACGCCACAGCGGTGTCCGGGATCCTGGCTCTGGCTGCGGCGCGTGCCCGTGGGGACGGTCTCCGTCCGCCGGACGCCGCGTGGGTCGACCAGCCCGAGACCTTCGCCCGCCGCAAGCACACTCGGGCCGACAGCGAACCCACATGA